From the genome of Camarhynchus parvulus chromosome 4, STF_HiC, whole genome shotgun sequence:
AGTAGCTTGGAGCCTTCAGTTAACATTAACAAGAACAGTGTGTATGTAAGGGAACAGCAAGGCCCAAAATAGATAACACCCAGAGTGTCCCAGAAGAATCCCAAGTGCTTtggacagagctctgcagttGCCTTGGCTCCCTGGTCTCTGAGGATGTTCAAGCTCCCCATTCTGTGTACAAACAACAAAAGCTTTTCTATGTGAAAGCGTTGCTGAATTGTGGGgtcaatttctttcttcttgctAATATAAAACCATCCAGCAGTCTCTACCCCTGCAGTTATTTTGAGaaacaataaaatcaaaatatgacTTGAGGTCTAAATTTCAGGCCCTGGGCCAATAACCAGTACAGTTATCTCCATGTCAGAGCCAAAATCCCACCACTATCAGCCACTGATAGGGATACACTGGGCACGCTGAGTCTTTTTCTCCCATGTTAAGAACGCTCTGTTTTGTAACTAGCTCTTAAATAACAGGAGGTTGTTAGGATTCTTTGCACAcactatttttaaagcagaagtgCACAATCCAGCTCATGATCCAGTTAACTTGCTCTTGTTCCACTGAAATCCACTGCAAGCGTTCAGTTGAAATTGGTATGGACAGAAATGGATCAACAGGGGTGCGCTCCAGGGCCCATCTACTTGTTTGATTTACTACGTGGAAAACTCTTGTCCATCCAGCTTCagctaaatatttaatatatctGTCTCCATTAAGTTTTCCTAAATGTCAGCACATCACATTGTTTTCCCAACATAAAGTTACTAGGAGACACATGCCAGGCTGAACATGCCATttactaaaaacaaaacccttcatGTGCAATACTGACTTTGGCATTAGGCACCTTCTGCAGCTAATTAAATCATAATGTTAATTTCAAATCAGCCCTCCTGTCTGCTTACTCTGCTAGCAGGATACATATTATGTATAATTTGTcctcatttcattttattgtatTAAAATACATGTCAAAGTTCAGAATTTTAAATCCTGAAGACCATAAGAATATGTGAAACGTAAAATGTCTTATTATTGTTATATTTCTTAAATTCTGCAATGCTGTAAGCAAAAATTAATAACTAGAAAATAGTTTATTCAGCGTTTAGGTTTCTGCGTTCTAAAGTTTAAGTTTTGTCTCTAGGTTGAGGACATTCAGTGAGAGTTCAGTCACTAAGCAATAGCTTGCTTGgtgccagcagcatcccagcttCCAGAACACCATCATGAACATGACCATAGGAATTCTGACATTCAGAATTCTCCTGATTGATCCCGATTGATCTCCCTTACCTTGCTTATGCATCTTCCTTTTCAAATTCCACAGGATGTGAATAAAGACATagaagaaattttccccaagTAGTGAATAAATATGCATCCAGTATTTCAGTTTCCCCTTAAAGAGAATAAAACCCAAAAGGCCCTAAATGAATCAATTTCTAGAAGCATGTTATAATTCTTTGTTAGGACTCATTTCCACACCTTGAGCTTTATTTTGAGAGTCAgtctaaaaataacatttaataGAAACCATTAGATGTGTTTAAAGGGGATTATCTCTTATCTATCCAATGGAGGACACAGAAAGTTAACCAAAGGTTTGATCTGGGAACCTGGGATCAGAAGGAATTTTGTTCCCAGTTTTAGCAGAAGCCTGTTTTTACTAGCCTGCTATTAATATAATGTGTAGGACACTATAGACCTGGTCTAATTTGGAGCTTGAGGTGCTTATCATCTTTGAGAATACAGGTCTGTGGTGTTCAATAATCTCCAAAAATCAGGAAGAAGGCTTAATTTCACTAACACCATGTGACACTGTGCTATGTGTTAGCTAAATATGCATGAAGAAGTTGCTGGATTTCAGGGGCAGAGCATGAAATATCAGACATTTAAGACAAAGAGAGGTTTGTACTTACCCATGGCATTGCAGTCTCACCCACCCTGAACCTTGGGAAAAAGGTCAGCACGCCCAGAGATATCATGGTGGAGGAGCTGTCGACACTCAGCAACAGAGGGGCCAGGCTCTTCAAGCGCCGCCAGCGGAGATCTGACAAATACACATATGAAAATTATCATTATGTGGCAAACAAGCCAAGAAATGTGAGTATTTTGTAATGGCTTCTTGGTGATTCTACATCAGATTCCTTTGGTGCTCATGATATGCATTGTGGATGATTTACTTGtagtttcaggaaaaataaaagcaaaatcctAGAATGAGGCTAAGAAAAAATGAGCCAATTGTATTTTACTAAATGAGATCCTAtagacaagaaaataaatttacatttattttcatatggTATAGATATTTCCAATGTCTTTGATCACTTGCACAACAGAAGTTAAGTTACACTGGGATAAAATGAGATCCAGTTTGAGCTTTGATTAatctgcctttttaaaataaagctgcacaaaagaaatcccatataaaaaatctgaataacTCCACTGAGCACCCAAGGCTATTATTAAACACTATCATTTAAAAGCCCATCTATTAATACTGtccccccatttctccctcTACTGAGTATTAGAAGCTACACAGATAAATTCTGAGCACACCATCAATCTTGTCAGAGTTCTGTATGCAATTCCATGATTTTGCTACAGTCTGACAGATCCATTTCCCTCTagtccattttttccccccaaaaccacagaatacACTTGGTTTACAGTCAATATGACATTCcaacacatgaaaaaatgaTGCCTCTGGCTCCTGTTCCCTCCCCTAAGTGTCTATTTAGCACCGCTGGTGGTGTCTACATCATCTTTAGGGTTCTGCCTGCCAAAGTTAATCTTCTTAACCTACTTCAAGATGACTAGAAAACATTCTGCCTTGatcttttttgttgttacttCACGTTTAAAGAAGtattatttgtttgctttcctaTTCAAGAAATTCTTACTCTAAACCAGTCTatatttaaattgcttttagCCTATGTGTCATGGCTAAAATAAGATGCTGACTTCTTATGAGACTCTAATTCTATATTTATGCAACAATGATTAAGCCTTCAGATGTTTCCTTAGAACTGATATCCCAATAGGAGGGTGGAAAATAACAGCATATCATGAATCTCCAGAAAGTGACCTGCACTGAAGTTGTTATTTCTACtacaaataaaggaaaagacaatCCCAAACAAAAGCAGTTCAACAAATGCAGCAAATTTTCAACTGATATGGGAAGAGACGCTTTGAAGAATCAATGCTTTGAAACTCAAATGGCTCAAACTTGCCAAATTTCCTGACCCTTTGGGTAGCATGGGTGCTCTGTCTGGCACAGAACAGCTTCTAGCGTCTAGTGAccaaaaatgctcatttttggTTACTTAGACAATGTAAAGAGTGAAGGGAATACTTtaccaaacagcagcacagtgtgctTTAGTATTGTGCACGTTGGAAATCAGATCTGGGCTGTAAATCAGAGCACTGGTGCAGCCTCCCCAGAGAATGCCATGCCTGAAGTTCTACTTTCTTCTGTCTGAACACAGCGTGGAGAGCCCATCCAGAGTGTCAGAATGGATGGCCTCAGTGCGGAAGGAATCCCCCAGCATGCCCCAATGACACCTCCCAACACACCTGACCCCCGGAGCCCTCCACACCCTGACAACATTGCCCCAGGTAACGTGGGAGTCTGCAGACACTGACTACACTCAGCCTCATTGCACAGCAAAGAAATGACCACTAAGGCAGTATCTCCAATAGGAAGATAATGGACTAATattaaaatacacacatttGAGTCAGGTAACTAATCAGAACTTCTCCCAGAAATATAAAGGGATGCTCTTAGTTGCttgtgttcatttttaaaagatctgATATACCCTTTGTGCTACTTCTCTCTAAACTGAAAACATAACTTAATATGAAGAGAGGCTGCTCCTACATATACAGGTCTTTAAAACACTGAGAAAGAGATCCTTTGATTTAAAACCACGTTAATATATTGATTTATCTTTGTCAAACCATTGTTTCCAACATGCAACACCCTGCTCAACAGTCAGCAAGCTATCCATTGTAGTTTAATTATCCATAAATGTAAATCTGAAGCCACTAAATTTTGCTGGAACCCTTTAGAGAAGAGTAACTTTGAAAGGAATTTGCCTCTGGCTGCATaaactgttcttttttaaatccttaACTGTGAGGGTACTGTTGGCTTTATTTAAAGGAGTGAGTTACAAGAAGGCTTTATTTCGTATTCTTTAAAGACTAGAGAAGgctaatttgttttaattaatttattcagtGATATAGCCCTTCTTCCTGTTTATGAATTATCCATGAGCAGACCATGGTTTTTACAAATTCATTCTTTGTTCAGAATTACTCAATGCATGTTTTGTGCAGACCTTTTCCAGTCCATGTAAACTAGGtcagtcctgctctgctggtgtcTACTGAGGCTCTGTGCATCCTTTGGCCAAACACAATGCAAACAGAGGTAATTTCCATTGCTAAGACATGATAGAAATCTTCAAGCCTTTCTCTAGGCAAAAAAGATCTGGTCAAAATAGACATTAAGCCACAGGGAGGTTTAAGCTTATAGAATGAATCAGCATTCATTTAGAGATGTAGATGTACTTGTGGAAAATTTCACTCAAAGAGGTAGAATTATCTTACTTTTAATCAACAGTCtggttttaaaatctttttgttAATTTAGCCTAAGGACTCTCTGGTTTCAAACAAATACTTACAATAGAagcaaatttataaaaatatcaaaataaacaGCCTCAAAAGAAGTTGGAATACTTTGGAGGAATTATCTGTCTAAAAAAGCTACAAATTTGCCCTGCCTGGTCTCTATTTCTGTGTAGCTCTAGCCTGGTGACTTGGCCCAATTGTTAATTTTAACTCACTGAGAAGTTCTGCTGTGTTAGTTCCTGCTTGCACAGGATGGTGCAAggaagtggaaaacaaaaagaatcaTTATAATCATTTTACCTTGACCACATTGCAGGATATTCTGGACCACtgaaagaaattcctcctgaaaagTTCAACACTACAGCTGTGCCAAAGTATTACCAGTCTCCCTGGATAGAAGCCATTAGGGATGATCCAGAACTGCTGGAAGCTTTATATCCTAAACTTTTTGCACCTGAAGCAAAGCCAGAACTGCCTGACTACAGGAGCTTTAACAGGTAATCCTAAATGAACACAGAATTTTACTGACCTGAGGAAAATTActatgaaataaaatgcttctaCCAGCTTTAAAAACCCTACCACCCGTGTTTGCAAGTGTATGCATAAACatgaacacacacagagattaCAAGTGGTAAACAAGAGCGCTAAGGAGCAAATTAGTCTATCTCTAAAGTATGGACCCCAATTCAAACTCTAGAACTAGGAACAGAAGTTAAACTGctaaaaatattgaaagaaagaaagtatCAGAATACAGTggccagagaagttgtggatgcccattgctggagatgttcaaggccaggctgcatggagctctcagcagcctggtctagtgaaaggtccccctgcccatgacaggtGGGGTGGAACTAAATCATCTTTAAGGGCCCttacaacccaaaccactctatgattctgtgattcagtgtaCTCAATTAATGGGAAACATGAGCTTCAAATTCCTTTCAGGGTGCCTGTTGTTGACTTCAGTAAGCATGGTATTGTCAGATCTCTCGGTCAGAACTTTGTTTCTAAGTTGTATAATGCAAAGTACtcttcttctatttctttttttaatacaacTCACATGGCTTTGTTTTAGGCAACGATGGTGCAATGAACTTTATCCCACAACCAATCCCTCACACTAAATAACTAGAAGATTTCCCTGTTATTGCagaataacattttttatatatttgacAACCTTAAGCAACACATTAACAGCTTAGACATTGTTTTACCTACACAGTAACTAGTGTATCATGGCTTTCAGTAGAACTAGATATATGGACAACACTGGGTTTTTAAAGCTTGAAAGCAAATTCTTACTCAtgtcttttgctttctttcattctATTTAcgctatttttatttattgaagtAATGGACAACCCTCCTGAGTTCCAGACAGCTGatccaaaccaaaacccctACTCAAAAGGCCAGACAGCAATctattgaaaaacaaaattgttcATGGAAATACATGTTGTTATTACATTGCAAtagttctattgtcattacatcACAAAGGTTCCACATTGCTAGAGTTGCATActtgatgtttctcataggcagctcctctaagcactgactcttccttcttctcacagcagccaactgactccagatcccctcaaccaaccaacccactcttttataacactcttcttacTGGCTACAGCTGTGACCTGTTAAAGACAGGCttgctcctaatctttaataattaacccagctgcaactctttagggggtaagattactttctatactatctttatattcttatattctatccccctacaaaTACAAACTTAGAGAAATATACCACAAATATCACTTGTGTTCCTGTGTTGATGTGGGCCCCAACTATGACTGCAAGGACTAAAACATTACACAATTCAACATCAAAACTGGCACTGCAGACACTGCATTAGCTGTGATTTCCTAGCAGCAATATACATTGCCATGTCAATAACTGAATCTGTGTGGCACACTCCTCTCAGCAGACAAAACAGCAAATGCAAGTCAGAGAAGTGCCACAGCTGCCAACAGCTGCCAGCATCAGAACAGTAACAGCACAGTTTATGTACTGTGCTTATTGTAacctaaaaaaaagaaaaagaaaaaaaaaagagcccgAGAAAAAATGCTAAAGATACAAATGCATGGAGACAGAATCAGTTCTCCCTCTCACAAGAGGTGCTAGTCATTATTGTGAAGGAGAGCATCAGACAGGGCACAGAGACTCCATTAACAGGGATATCTGTCTTGAGATGGTGTCTGATGGCTTCTTTGTGGATTTTAAGGCTGTCTCTGTGGCCTTGTGTTCTATTAGCTGCACTCTTCACAACACTAACAATTTGGATTTCTTTCTATGTGGAGTTTCTCTGTGTATGACATGGCAGAACTGCGGCTCACTACAGTCTGAATTTCTTGAACATATGTGCATTCTTATAAGGGAAAAGTCAATACACTCTCTTGTAACTGCCACAAAACCCTAAAATTTGGCACATAATCGAGATCCAGACTGTGAAACTGGtaaaattcaaaccaaaaaatacataaacataGTCCACCACAACTGttcttttcatggaaaaaaccTGATATCCAGTAGAAAAGGATACCTGGTAGCCTTAGAAAAGCTGTTACATGCTACAATCAGACTTATGTTTTCTAGCagat
Proteins encoded in this window:
- the MYOZ2 gene encoding myozenin-2 isoform X1, which produces MLSDSALAKERKEQASAIMDEIHRNVSPTLNLGKKVSTPRDIMVEELSTLSNRGARLFKRRQRRSDKYTYENYHYVANKPRNRGEPIQSVRMDGLSAEGIPQHAPMTPPNTPDPRSPPHPDNIAPGYSGPLKEIPPEKFNTTAVPKYYQSPWIEAIRDDPELLEALYPKLFAPEAKPELPDYRSFNRVATPFGGFERASKLVKFKVPDYNMLMLNDPRFMILANPLAARRSFNRTPKGWTSENIPVVFIQPAESNPVPETEDL
- the MYOZ2 gene encoding myozenin-2 isoform X2, translated to MVEELSTLSNRGARLFKRRQRRSDKYTYENYHYVANKPRNRGEPIQSVRMDGLSAEGIPQHAPMTPPNTPDPRSPPHPDNIAPGYSGPLKEIPPEKFNTTAVPKYYQSPWIEAIRDDPELLEALYPKLFAPEAKPELPDYRSFNRVATPFGGFERASKLVKFKVPDYNMLMLNDPRFMILANPLAARRSFNRTPKGWTSENIPVVFIQPAESNPVPETEDL